A genomic stretch from Cydia amplana chromosome 1, ilCydAmpl1.1, whole genome shotgun sequence includes:
- the LOC134654776 gene encoding lipase 3-like translates to MLGAIVLLCLCVCVSSGPFGRSDGISLDPKVPEEIREDASLKVPALVRKYGYPLKEHRVTTADGYVLTMHRIPHGRDAGNSTAERPVVFIMHGLMSSSADWVLMGPNKGLAYILAEEGFDIWLGNARGTRYSRQHVKLNPDSGADFWNFSWDEIGNIDLPTMIDYALDKANKKRLHYIGHSQGTTSFFVMCSLRPDYNQKIISMNALAPVAYLTNNACPIVKAMAPFSTVIEKLSKVIGVGEMLPISNSKVMRWAGEKLCSDTAMFQEICTNIVFLIGGWNSLEFNRTMLPVILSHTPAGASIRQFAHYGQVTHSGSFRRFDHLGIWNYKIYGTWDPPLYDLSQVKAPVFLRYSLSDPLAHVDDVERLAKELGNLKAKTSIPMTSFSHLDFIWGINAKKLVYDQVIADIRRMEESLFIFHPY, encoded by the exons ATGCTGGGAGCTATTGTTCTGCTATgtctgtgtgtttgtgtgtcCTCTGGACCCTTTGGACGATCTGATGGGATCAGTCTGGACCCGAAGGTTCCAGAAGAGATTCGTGAGGATGCTAGCTTGAAAGTG CCTGCACTCGTCCGAAAGTACGGCTATCCCCTGAAAGAGCACCGGGTCACCACCGCCGATGGCTACGTCTTGACCATGCATCGGATTCCCCATGGGCGGGATGCTGGGAATTCAACAGCAGAAAG GCCCGTCGTCTTCATTATGCACGGTTTGATGTCATCTTCGGCAGATTGGGTCTTGATGGGACCTAACAAGGGGTTAG CCTACATCCTAGCCGAGGAAGGTTTCGACATCTGGCTGGGCAACGCGCGCGGCACCCGATACTCCCGCCAGCACGTCAAACTGAACCCTGATTCAGGGGCAGACTTCTGGAACTTCTCCTGGGATGAGATCGGGAACATAGATCTGCCGACCATGATCGATTACGCTTTGGACAAAGCGAATAAGAAGAGGCTGCATTACATTGGGCATTCACAG GGCACCACGTCATTTTTCGTCATGTGCTCACTTCGGCCGGACTACAACCAGAAAATCATCTCCATGAACGCACTGGCGCCTGTGGCTTACTTAACGAACAACGCATGTCCTATTGTCAAGGCAatggcgcctttttctaccgtcATTGAG AAGCTTAGTAAAGTGATCGGTGTGGGTGAAATGCTACCGATATCCAACTCCAAAGTGATGCGGTGGGCCGGCGAGAAGCTGTGCAGTGATACCGCTATGTTTCAGGAGATCTGCACCAATATTGTGTTCCTTATCGGGGGATGGAATTCGTTGGAGTTTAATAGG ACCATGCTCCCAGTGATCCTAAGCCACACCCCCGCGGGCGCTTCCATCCGTCAGTTCGCTCACTACGGCCAAGTCACGCACAGCGGCTCTTTCCGTCGCTTCGACCACCTCGGCATCTGGAACTACAAAATCTACGGCACCTGGGACCCACCTCTATACGACCTATCCCAAGTTAAAGCTCCCGTCTTCCTCCGTTACTCCTTATCTGATCCTTTAGCGCATGTTGACGATGTGGAGAGATTAGCGAAGGAGCTTGGGAACCTTAAAGCGAAAACTAGTATACCGATGACCAGTTTCAGCCATTTGGATTTCATATGGGGAATTAACGCGAAAAAGCTTGTTTACGATCAGGTGATCGCTGATATAAGAAGGATGGAAGAATCCTTATTCATCTTCCATCCTTATTAG
- the LOC134653892 gene encoding lipase 3-like yields MVGALVLLCVCGLASTASGCEDRAVPKPQELIKLRLHPELAEDANLRVPSLVRKYGYPLEEHQVTTSDQYVLTMHRIPYGRYNKKKRNRPVVFLMHGLLSSSAEYIITGPEKALAYILAEEGFDVWLGNARGNRYSRQHSYIDPRNPKFWKFSWDEIGNLDLPAMIDYVLGKTRKRQLHYIGHSQGTTAFWVMCSLRPEYNQKIVSMHALAPVAYLTHNKCPLLHAIAPFSNAIANFLALIGKSEFMPNKLILKWAGAAMCRDGAIFQELCSNIYFLVGGWNSVELNRTMIPVILGHTPAGASVYQLAHYGQVMASKEFRRFNHGLANMRIYRNMIPPRYDLHKVTAPVFFHYSLSDPWAHVNDVDRLGREVGNLKAKRVIPMATYSHFDFLLGINAKRLVYDQVISDIRSMERK; encoded by the exons ATGGTGGGAGCACTTGTTTTGCTGTGTGTTTGTGGGTTGGCCTCCACAGCCTCTGGTTGTGAAGATAGAGCAGTACCTAAACCACAAGAACTGATAAAATTGAGATTACATCCTGAACTAGCCGAAGATGCCAATTTGAGAGtg CCAAGTTTGGTTCGGAAGTACGGGTACCCATTGGAAGAGCACCAGGTTACCACCAGTGACCAGTATGTTTTGACCATGCACCGAATTCCCTATGGACGATATAACAAGAAGAAAAGAAACAG GCCTGTCGTCTTCCTTATGCACGGGTTATTATCTTCCTCTGCAGAATATATTATTACCGGGCCTGAAAAAGCTTTGG CCTACATTCTAGCCGAGGAAGGTTTCGACGTGTGGCTCGGCAACGCCCGCGGCAACCGCTACTCCCGCCAGCACTCCTATATTGACCCTAGGAACCCTAAGTTCTGGAAATTCTCCTGGGACGAGATCGGAAACCTAGACTTGCCGGCCATGATCGATTATGTTTTGGGGAAGACGAGGAAGAGACAGCTGCATTACATAGGGCATTCACAG GGCACCACAGCGTTCTGGGTCATGTGCTCGCTGAGACCCGAATACAACCAAAAGATCGTCTCCATGCACGCCCTGGCCCCTGTGGCTTACTTGACACACAATAAGTGTCCTCTCCTGCATGCAATAGCGCCGTTTTCTAATGCCATCGCt AATTTTCTAGCTTTGATCGGAAAATCAGAATTTATGCCTAACAAGCTCATTTTGAAATGGGCCGGAGCGGCGATGTGCAGAGACGGGGCCATCTTTCAAGAGCTCTGCAGCAACATATACTTCCTCGTTGGTGGCTGGAACTCCGTGGAGTTAAACAGG ACGATGATCCCAGTAATCCTAGGCCACACACCAGCAGGCGCCTCCGTCTATCAGCTCGCCCACTACGGCCAAGTCATGGCCAGCAAGGAGTTTCGGCGCTTCAACCACGGGCTTGCCAACATGAGGATATACAGAAACATGATACCGCCACGTTACGACCTCCACAAAGTGACAGCCCCAGTATTCTTCCATTATTCCCTATCTGATCCATGGGCTCATGTTAATGATGTCGACAGATTGGGAAGGGAGGTCGGTAATCTTAAAGCAAAGCGGGTCATACCTATGGCAACTTACAGCCACTTTGATTTTCTATTGGGAATTAACGCGAAAAGGCTTGTGTATGATCAGGTTATATCTGATATAAGGAGTATGGAAAGGAAATAA
- the LOC134653787 gene encoding inverted formin-2 produces MESRVGLDYIVEHAEYASKLAAALTSPAAPVKKQVFELLSALCVYNADGYARAVDTLDRYKTLKNERYRLSVVVEELKNASTTDYKTALVAFVNCLIISAPRLPERTRVRNEFIGLGLLPTLNNLRHEAASHPDLGVQLDVFEEQRESDEAQGPGGINLNSHLDVFYAILKQVADTPQEIPFLSILQHLLKIDPKEPVSDIVWDTAETLVHRATLLESREDAAKLLRAPSVQAKMGCTCQHRDVSNAGRKQSLQRALSPPPPPPTPMPFAAPPPPPMIPPPPCIPPPPGGPPPPPAPPNLSAPSPIPPAPVIDVKLPQQETPIPKTKMKTINWNKIPNNKVIGQNNIWSLVASSHKHSPKTELDWGEIEGLFCQQIQPTGSAGSSPRLGRSPICDTSGERKPRKESSEITLLDGKRSLNVNIFLKQFRSSNEDIIQLIREGSHDDIGTEKLRGLLKILPEIDECEMLKAFTGDVTKLGNAEKFLMQLIQLPNYKLRIECMLLKEEWASTAGYLESAINAILVAGDDLMSSRALQEVLYITLIAGNFLNAGGYAGGAAGVKLSSLQKLPDIRANKPGMNLMHYVALQAERKNKELTLFADDTRVLEEAAKASVEQLHNEIKTLDNRVAVLKKEIQMTNQQDIREQMGDFLQVAEREVSALKKDMEEVESIRKQLAEFFCEDPVSFKLEECFKIFVTFCTKFRSAVSENERRRANEEQAAARRRARDAAASRIKTGGSVCSTPVSECENLMESLLIDIRNGLGRRSLRRPHDASPSPDVTPTGSLRRRSRASPGDDEEGLLEFLRHSSPAANDLRERSAWGSLDRSWSRRGAVRARLEIPERERPASPRAPPSPAPPEEPVAKPKEWRQKIESWLRANSQEEKRDAELRERARRVQANRRSLENDSESERSTTLDPLPEGRADWRPAVLPDSAVVKAIEAVEDVQPQTKDNRVPWRKTEENEEMRRLRRQRSRQQIEQPLVSITEEEKRKLPDIRITSHKDVKDRVEIDSDNIETPPVQRKMFNPPPEREPCRKFQPSLAKNNDKTVEMRDLCQEILGDGQFDRFSAARRTRRYKRNTDSSSPEDEKKSDSPTELVAETQVIRPSKLDIQASYAVETPEVAKPVESNKDDKENRLKRWQDRLKNQSTEKPAPTKETKHPYSRMRRQTSINQEDVQKAIRELKSPTETPTGVWSRSAYRKSMTAKNDKIPTERTTSPRIPKVKSEHELNDEGFEETQSLNSESASQGASSGCNVECDSPVPLKSKSPITPKKITTKELRTPPRTPIDPKRTVQKRQSSLRVERSTSRASLRSSRSSLNSSASVATVKRAPAPVKPTPKVVPKPVVRMPASRSSSSGSSVGTSRPPLKSANRTSGFMRPTQASKGRGNVTPQPTGRASFK; encoded by the exons ATGGAGAGCCGAGTGGGCCTGGACTACATAGTCGAGCATGCCGAGTACGCCAGCAAGCTTGCGGCGGCGCTCACGTCGCCCGCCGCGCCTGTCAAAAAGCAG GTATTCGAGCTGCTGTCAGCCCTGTGTGTGTACAATGCTGACGGCTACGCCAGGGCGGTTGACACTCTCGACCGATACAAG ACCTTGAAGAACGAACGCTACCGTCTCAGCGTGGTTGTGGAAGAACTGAAAAATGCAAGCACGACCGACTACAAGACCGCTTTGGTGGCCTTCGTCAACTGCCTCATCATCAGCGCACCAAGATTGCCAGAGAGGACTCGGGTGCGCAATGAATTCATTG GCTTGGGACTGCTGCCCACACTCAACAACCTGAG ACATGAAGCGGCCAGTCATCCGGACCTGGGCGTCCAGCTGGACGTATTCGAAGAGCAACGGGAGAGTGACGAGGCTCAAGGCCCTGGAGGCATCAATCTCAACTCTCACCTGGATGTCTTCTACGCTATCCTCAAACAG GTGGCCGACACTCCTCAAGAGATCCCCTTCCTGAGTATTCTGCAGCATCTCCTAAAGATCGACCCAAAGGAGCCGGTCAGCGATATAGTGTGGGACACAGCGGAGACGCTAGTTCATCGCGCTACTCTGCTAGAATCTAGGGAAGATGCTGCGAAACTGCTCAGAGCACCTAGCGTGCAG GCCAAGATGGGATGCACGTGCCAGCACCGAGACGTTTCCAACGCGGGCAGAAAACAGAGTCTACAGAGGGCGCTGTCGCCGCCACCTCCTCCACCGACACCAATGCCGTTTGCTG CCCCACCACCTCCACCAATGATCCCCCCACCGCCCTGCATCCCGCCACCCCCTGGCGGGCCGCCCCCGCCCCCCGCTCCCCCTAACCTATCAGCCCCCTCCCCTATACCGCCGGCGCCGGTCATCGACGTGAAGCTGCCGCAGCAGGAAACGCCCATTCCGAAGACCAAGATGAAGACTATCAATTGGAATaagatacctaataataaa GTAATTGGTCAGAATAATATCTGGTCATTGGTGGCATCGAGTCACAAACATTCTCCGAAGACAGAACTGGACTGGGGCGAAATCGAAGGACTTTTCTGTCAACAG ATCCAGCCCACCGGTTCCGCGGGCTCTTCCCCCCGCTTGGGACGCAGCCCTATTTGCGACACCTCAGGAGAGCGGAAACCAAGGAAGGAGTCTTCTGAGATCACTCTTCTGGATGGCAAGAGGAGTTTGAATGTGAACATCTTTTTGAAGCAGTTCCGAAG TTCCAATGAAGACATAATCCAGCTAATCCGCGAAGGTTCTCACGACGACATAGGCACGGAGAAGTTGCGTGGCCTGCTCAAGATCCTTCCGGAAATTGATGAGTGCGAGATGCTGAAGGCGTTCACCGGAGACGTGACTAAACTTGGGAATGCTGAGAAGTTCCTGATGCAGCTCATACAGCTACCGAA TTACAAACTGCGCATAGAGTGCATGTTACTAAAAGAAGAGTGGGCGTCGACGGCAGGCTACCTTGAGAGCGCCATCAATGCTATTCTAGTAGCTGGTGATGATCTGATGTCTTCGAGAGCTTTGCAG GAGGTGTTATACATAACTCTGATCGCTGGCAACTTCCTGAACGCTGGTGGGTACGCAGGCGGAGCCGCGGGCGTGAAGCTGTCTTCCCTGCAGAAACTGCCGGACATCAGGGCCAACAAGCCTGGGATGAATCTCATGCATTATGTCGCTCTG CAAGCAGAGCGAAAGAACAAAGAGCTGACCCTGTTCGCCGACGACACCCGCGTACTAGAAGAGGCCGCTAAAGCCAGCGTGGAACAGCTTCACAACGAGATCAAGACCCTGGACAACCGTGTGGCGGTGCTGAAGAAGGAAATACAGATGACAAATCAGCAGGATATCAGGGAGCAGATGGGTGATTTCTTACAG GTCGCGGAGCGGGAAGTGTCAGCCCTAAAGAAGGATATGGAAGAAGTGGAAAGCATTCGGAAACAGCTTGCGGAGTTCTTCTGCGAGGACCCTGTGTCCTTCAAGCTGGAAGAATGCTTCAAG ATCTTCGTGACCTTCTGCACCAAGTTCCGATCAGCGGTGAGTGAAAATGAGCGACGACGAGCCAATGAGGAACAGGCAGCTGCCAGGAGACGAGCGAGGGATGCGGCCGCCTCTAGGATAAAAACTG GTGGCAGTGTTTGCAGCACCCCGGTATCGGAGTGCGAGAATCTCATGGAATCCCTGCTCATAGATATCCGCAATGGACTGGGACGAAGGTCGTTGAGGAGGCCTCATGATGCTTCACCGTCTCCAg acgtGACTCCAACCGGCAGCCTGCGTCGTCGCAGCCGCGCAAGCCCGGGTGACGACGAAGAAGGTCTATTGGAGTTTCTCCGACACTCCTCCCCGGCAGCCAACGACCTTAGAGAGCGAAGTGCATGGGGCAGTCTCG ATCGTTCCTGGTCCCGCCGCGGCGCGGTGCGCGCGCGCCTGGAGATCCCCGAGCGCGAGCGCCCCGCCTCGCCCCGCGCGCCGCCCTCCCCCGCGCCGCCCGAGGAGCCCGTCGCCAAACCCAA GGAATGGCGGCAAAAAATTGAATCATGGCTGCGCGCGAACAGCCAAGAAGAAAAACGAGACGCCGAGCTGCGAGAGAGAGCGCGGCGTGTGCAAGCGAATCGGCGGTCCTTGGAAAACGACTCCG AGAGCGAACGAAGCACGACCCTCGACCCTCTGCCGGAGGGGCGCGCCGACTGGCGCCCCGCCGTGCTGCCCGACAGCGCCGTCGTCAAAGCCATCGAGGCTGTTGAAG ACGTACAACCTCAAACAAAAGACAACAGGGTACCGTGGAGGAAGACAGAAGAAAACGAAGAGATGCGCCGTTTGAGACGACAGCGGTCCCGACAGCAGATAGAACAGCCCCTCGTCTCTATCACCGAGGAGGAGAAGCGAAAATTGCCTGACATCAGGATCACCAGCCACAAAGACGTTAAAGACAGGGTCGAGATCGACTCGGACAACATTGAAACACCACCCGTCCAACGGAAGATGTTCAATCCTCCTCCAGAACGAGAGCCTTGTAGGAAATTCCAACCGTCACTCGCTAAAAATAATGACAAAACGGTTGAGATGAGAGATCTTTGTCAAGAGATTTTGGGAGACGGGCAGTTTGATAGATTCTCCGCTGCACGAAGAACGAGGAGATACAAGAGGAATACAGACTCCAGTTCTCCAGAAGACGAGAAGAAATCTGACAGTCCGACGGAACTGGTAGCGGAAACTCAGGTCATCAGACCTTCAAAACTAGATATTCAAGCCTCATACGCTGTAGAGACCCCAGAAGTAGCAAAGCCTGTAGAATCCAATAAAGACGACAAAGAGAATAGACTTAAGCGTTGGCAGGACAGACTTAAAAACCAAAGTACGGAGAAACCCGCACCGACCAAAGAAACTAAGCATCCCTACTCGAGGATGCGGCGACAGACGTCCATTAATCAAGAGGATGTCCAGAAAGCTATTAGAGAACTGAAATCACCAACGGAGACACCAACAGGCGTGTGGTCCAGGAGTGCTTATAGGAAATCAATGACTGCTAAGAACGACAAAATACCAACAGAAAGAACGACATCCCCAAGGATCCCTAAAGTCAAGTCGGAGCATGAATTAAACGATGAAGGTTTTGAAGAAACCCAGAGTTTGAACTCTGAAAGTGCTTCCCAAGGTGCATCATCAGGATGCAACGTAGAATGTGATTCCCCCGTCCCTCTTAAGTCTAAATCCCCGATAACTCCAAAGAAAATCACAACCAAAGAGTTAAGAACGCCACCGCGAACACCGATAGACCCGAAACGAACTGTTCAGAAAAGACAGAGCTCTTTGAGAGTGGAAAGGTCAACTTCTCGTGCGTCCTTGCGTAGTTCAAGGAGTTCTCTGAACAGTTCAGCATCCGTAGCCACTGTTAAAAGAGCTCCCGCGCCAGTGAAGCCTACTCCAAAAGTAGTCCCTAAACCAGTGGTCAGAATGCCGGCATCGCGATCTTCATCAAGCGGCAGCTCGGTGGGAACCTCCAGGCCTCCTTTAAAGTCAGCCAATAGGACATCAGGGTTCATGCGGCCGACACAGGCTTCAAAGGGAAGGGGAAATGTAACTCCACAACCAACTGGAAGAGCAAGCTTCAAGTAA